One genomic segment of Arthrobacter sp. Marseille-P9274 includes these proteins:
- a CDS encoding energy-coupling factor ABC transporter ATP-binding protein, with product MIRFRNVRVLGDGAGATPAPPILSVPELELSEDRISVIGANGSGKSTLLKLINGLVVPDEGAVDVDGLETASDAAAVRRRVAFVFTDPLSQLVMPTPLEDAELSLRRKYRKRTERRAAALSLLQDFGLAHLADQSIYQLSGGERQLAALASVLAVDPAVLVLDEPSTLLDLRNTMLLRGRLAALPQQLVTATHDLELAQDSVRTLVVDGGRIVYDGEPAAAVSFYRELSAHVAGSG from the coding sequence ATGATCCGGTTCCGGAACGTGCGGGTGCTGGGCGACGGGGCGGGCGCGACGCCTGCCCCGCCCATCCTGAGCGTGCCCGAACTGGAGCTGTCGGAAGACCGCATCAGCGTGATCGGGGCCAACGGCTCCGGCAAGTCGACCCTGTTGAAGCTCATCAACGGCCTCGTGGTCCCGGACGAAGGTGCCGTGGACGTGGACGGCCTTGAGACCGCCTCGGACGCGGCCGCCGTCCGCCGCCGGGTGGCCTTCGTTTTCACGGACCCCCTGTCCCAGCTGGTCATGCCGACCCCGCTGGAAGACGCCGAGCTGTCCCTGCGCCGGAAGTACCGCAAGCGGACCGAGCGGCGCGCTGCCGCACTGTCGCTGCTACAGGATTTCGGGCTCGCGCACCTGGCGGATCAGAGCATCTACCAGCTCTCGGGCGGGGAGCGCCAGCTTGCGGCGCTGGCCAGCGTGCTGGCGGTCGACCCCGCCGTGCTCGTCCTGGACGAGCCCTCCACCCTGCTGGACCTGCGCAATACCATGCTGCTGCGCGGCCGGCTCGCGGCGCTTCCGCAGCAGCTGGTTACCGCCACCCACGACCTGGAGCTGGCGCAGGACAGCGTCCGCACCCTTGTGGTGGACGGAGGGCGGATAGTGTACGACGGCGAGCCAGCGGCCGCCGTCTCCTTCTACCGTGAGCTGAGTGCCCACGTCGCGGGGAGCGGCTGA
- a CDS encoding DUF3099 domain-containing protein yields MSKQSNDDQAVQSITDAQEGHTDEMRRRMVKYTVAMSIRLACLLLFFFVDGWLRWAFIAGAVFLPWIAVVIANSGSDQSNLQHSDSLLDHAPAAELEAGKVAQAPETDVLAGEVVDDEAEDAGDPSDTAGPGRPDADDEGLMDQRRKDGDAA; encoded by the coding sequence ATGAGTAAGCAGTCAAACGATGATCAGGCCGTCCAGAGCATTACGGACGCGCAGGAGGGCCATACCGACGAGATGCGGCGCCGGATGGTCAAGTACACCGTCGCCATGAGCATCCGCCTCGCCTGCCTCCTGCTCTTCTTTTTCGTCGATGGCTGGCTGCGCTGGGCGTTCATCGCCGGCGCCGTGTTCCTGCCATGGATCGCCGTGGTCATCGCGAACAGCGGCAGCGACCAAAGCAATCTGCAGCACAGCGACTCGCTCCTGGACCACGCTCCGGCCGCCGAATTGGAGGCCGGCAAGGTTGCGCAGGCGCCGGAGACGGATGTGCTCGCCGGCGAGGTGGTCGACGACGAAGCGGAGGATGCGGGCGACCCCAGCGATACGGCCGGGCCGGGCCGCCCCGACGCCGACGATGAGGGACTGATGGATCAACGCAGGAAAGACGGAGACGCAGCGTGA
- the sufC gene encoding Fe-S cluster assembly ATPase SufC: MSTLDIKDLHVSIETEQGKKEILKGVSLTINTGEIHAIMGPNGSGKSTLASTIAGHPRYTVDSGSITLDGEDVLEMSVDERARAGLFLAMQYPVEVPGVTMTNFLRTAKTALDGEAPKLRTWTKDVKEAMSQLRIDADFAQRNVNEGFSGGEKKRVEILQLELFKPKFAIMDETDSGLDVDALKVVSEGHNRVHEAGGMGTLLITHYTRILRYIKPDFVHVFVDGKIAEEGGPELADRLEEEGYDRFLPTAAKA; encoded by the coding sequence ATGTCGACTCTGGACATCAAGGACCTCCACGTCAGCATCGAGACGGAGCAGGGCAAGAAGGAAATCCTCAAGGGCGTTTCCCTCACCATCAACACCGGCGAGATCCACGCGATCATGGGCCCGAACGGCTCCGGCAAGTCCACGCTGGCTTCCACCATTGCCGGCCACCCGCGCTACACCGTGGACTCCGGTTCCATCACCCTGGACGGGGAAGACGTCCTGGAGATGAGCGTTGACGAGCGCGCCCGCGCCGGCCTCTTCCTCGCCATGCAGTACCCCGTCGAGGTCCCCGGCGTCACCATGACCAACTTCCTGCGCACCGCCAAGACCGCCCTGGACGGCGAAGCTCCGAAGCTGCGCACCTGGACCAAGGACGTCAAGGAAGCGATGAGCCAGCTGCGCATCGACGCGGACTTCGCCCAGCGCAATGTCAACGAAGGTTTCTCCGGCGGCGAGAAGAAGCGCGTCGAGATCCTGCAGCTTGAACTCTTCAAGCCGAAGTTCGCCATCATGGACGAAACCGACTCCGGCCTGGACGTCGACGCCCTCAAGGTCGTCTCCGAAGGGCACAACCGGGTCCACGAGGCCGGCGGTATGGGCACCCTGCTCATCACCCACTACACCCGGATCCTGCGCTACATCAAGCCCGACTTTGTCCACGTCTTCGTCGACGGCAAGATCGCTGAAGAGGGCGGCCCCGAACTCGCGGACCGGCTGGAAGAGGAAGGCTACGACCGCTTCCTGCCGACCGCTGCAAAGGCCTGA
- a CDS encoding Pr6Pr family membrane protein — protein MAEPPFAGPAAGRYNEETAAQLFHGATALMAVLGLVLQIMATGESPAHAVAPAHIWWNFLGSASLHLNALVFIVSLSLLMEPARAGGPVWRAVRVVTLAGTLLLLLLQFTPLRGIPDFAALSPTAVFADRLLHYAVPIMVIVGWLIFGPRPRITPLRVLWSLVYPAAWLLGVFIRGAATGWYPYPLLDVGLAGIGPVLVNCVMVLLLWLGAGFVFLTLDLAMGREPDGYLPGFGDDSRAEVDDRNL, from the coding sequence ATGGCAGAACCACCCTTTGCCGGCCCGGCCGCCGGACGGTACAACGAGGAAACCGCTGCGCAGCTGTTCCACGGCGCGACGGCCCTGATGGCGGTCCTCGGGCTGGTCCTGCAGATCATGGCCACCGGAGAATCGCCGGCGCACGCGGTGGCCCCGGCCCACATCTGGTGGAACTTCCTCGGCTCGGCCAGCCTCCACCTCAACGCGCTCGTCTTCATCGTGTCCCTCAGCCTTCTCATGGAGCCCGCACGCGCCGGGGGACCCGTCTGGCGCGCCGTCCGCGTGGTTACGCTGGCCGGAACACTGCTGCTTCTCCTGCTCCAGTTCACGCCCTTGCGCGGCATCCCGGACTTTGCCGCCCTGAGCCCTACGGCGGTCTTCGCGGACCGGCTCCTGCACTACGCGGTCCCGATCATGGTCATCGTCGGCTGGCTGATTTTCGGGCCGCGGCCCCGGATCACGCCGCTGCGGGTCCTCTGGTCCCTGGTCTATCCGGCCGCATGGCTCCTCGGGGTGTTCATCCGCGGCGCGGCCACCGGCTGGTACCCCTACCCACTGCTCGACGTGGGCCTGGCAGGCATCGGCCCGGTCCTGGTCAACTGCGTCATGGTCCTGCTGCTCTGGCTCGGGGCAGGCTTCGTCTTCCTGACGCTCGATCTAGCCATGGGCCGTGAGCCGGACGGCTACCTGCCGGGCTTCGGCGACGATTCGCGGGCCGAGGTGGACGACCGGAACCTCTAG
- a CDS encoding beta-ketoacyl-ACP reductase — protein sequence MSNEEQAGRSVLVTGGNRGIGLAIARAFQANGDKVAITYRSGDVPEGLLGLKADVTDAASIDAAFTEVEAAHGAVEVLVANAGITRDTLLLRMSETDFTDVIDTNLSGAFRVVKRASKGMIRLRKGRVVLISSVVGLYGSPGQINYAASKSGLVGIARSLTRELGSRGITANVVAPGFINTDMTAALPEDTQKSYLSSIPAGRFAEPEEVANVVRWIASDEAAYISGAVIPVDGGLGMGH from the coding sequence GTGAGCAACGAAGAGCAGGCGGGGCGCAGCGTCCTGGTGACCGGCGGAAACCGCGGCATCGGGCTCGCTATCGCGCGCGCATTCCAGGCGAACGGCGACAAAGTGGCCATCACCTATCGCAGCGGCGACGTGCCCGAGGGTCTGCTCGGCCTCAAGGCGGATGTGACCGACGCCGCGTCGATCGACGCCGCCTTCACCGAAGTCGAAGCCGCCCATGGCGCCGTCGAGGTGCTGGTAGCCAATGCCGGCATCACCCGCGACACGCTCCTGCTGCGGATGAGCGAAACAGACTTCACCGACGTCATCGACACCAACCTGAGCGGCGCCTTCCGGGTGGTCAAGCGTGCGTCCAAGGGCATGATCCGGCTGCGCAAAGGCCGTGTTGTGCTGATTTCCTCCGTGGTGGGGCTCTACGGTTCACCGGGGCAGATCAACTACGCCGCTTCCAAATCCGGCCTGGTCGGGATCGCCCGCTCGCTGACCCGGGAACTCGGTTCCCGCGGGATCACAGCCAACGTCGTCGCGCCGGGTTTCATTAATACCGACATGACCGCGGCGCTCCCCGAGGATACCCAGAAGAGCTACCTCTCCAGCATCCCGGCAGGGCGCTTCGCCGAGCCCGAGGAAGTGGCCAACGTCGTGCGCTGGATCGCCAGCGACGAGGCCGCCTACATCTCC
- a CDS encoding metal-sulfur cluster assembly factor, with protein sequence MTETNASRTSLEDVEEALKDVIDPELGVNVVDLGLLYGLKYAEDGALLIDMTLTTAACPLTDVIEEQTGKALDGVVDEWRLNWVWMPPWGPEKITDDGRDQMRALGFNI encoded by the coding sequence ATGACCGAAACCAACGCTTCCCGCACCTCGCTGGAGGACGTCGAAGAGGCACTCAAGGACGTCATCGACCCGGAGCTCGGTGTCAACGTCGTTGACCTCGGGCTGCTGTACGGCCTCAAGTACGCCGAGGACGGCGCGCTGCTGATCGACATGACGCTCACCACCGCGGCGTGCCCGCTGACCGACGTCATCGAAGAGCAGACGGGCAAGGCCCTGGACGGCGTCGTCGACGAATGGCGCCTGAACTGGGTCTGGATGCCGCCGTGGGGCCCGGAGAAAATCACGGACGACGGCCGCGACCAGATGCGCGCCCTCGGTTTCAACATCTAG
- a CDS encoding neutral zinc metallopeptidase has translation MSFNQGSRLDTSQVSDRRGGMGGKIAIGGGGLILLIASLLGVPPELLQSLTGASPSSGQVAADGQELRLECETGADANARRDCRVVATVNSLNRYWGEALPRYNLQYPVPDAVLFDGQVSTGCGSATSAVGPFYCPRDSTAYFDVGFFDQLTDQLGAAEGPLAEEYVVAHEFGHHIQNLTGVLDYSQQDPQGPGSGAVRVELQADCYAGVWAGNATQQVDPATGEPFMQPLTNEDLSDAISAASAVGDDRIQEASSGQVNPHTWTHGSSEQRRAWFSQGYETRDPAACDTFNAADLDRP, from the coding sequence ATGAGTTTCAATCAGGGCTCGCGGCTGGACACCTCGCAGGTTTCGGATCGGCGCGGCGGGATGGGCGGGAAGATTGCCATCGGCGGCGGCGGGCTGATCTTGCTGATCGCCAGCCTGCTCGGCGTTCCGCCCGAGCTGCTGCAGAGCCTCACCGGCGCCAGCCCTTCTTCGGGGCAGGTGGCCGCCGACGGCCAGGAGCTCCGGTTGGAATGCGAGACCGGGGCGGACGCGAACGCGCGGCGCGATTGCCGGGTTGTCGCCACGGTCAACAGCCTCAACCGCTACTGGGGCGAGGCGCTCCCCCGCTACAACCTGCAGTACCCGGTTCCCGACGCCGTGCTGTTCGACGGTCAGGTCAGCACCGGCTGCGGCAGCGCGACCAGCGCCGTCGGGCCGTTCTACTGCCCGCGGGATTCCACGGCGTACTTCGATGTGGGCTTCTTCGACCAGCTGACCGACCAGCTCGGCGCCGCTGAAGGCCCGCTGGCCGAGGAATACGTCGTGGCCCATGAGTTCGGGCACCACATCCAGAACCTGACCGGCGTCCTGGACTACTCGCAGCAGGACCCGCAGGGTCCGGGCTCCGGGGCGGTCCGCGTGGAGCTGCAGGCCGACTGCTATGCGGGAGTCTGGGCGGGCAACGCCACCCAGCAGGTGGATCCGGCCACGGGCGAGCCGTTCATGCAGCCGCTGACCAACGAGGACCTGAGCGACGCGATCTCCGCGGCCTCCGCCGTCGGCGATGACCGGATCCAGGAGGCCAGCAGCGGCCAGGTCAACCCGCACACGTGGACCCACGGCTCAAGCGAGCAGCGCCGGGCGTGGTTCTCGCAGGGCTACGAGACCCGGGATCCGGCCGCCTGCGACACCTTCAACGCCGCCGACCTGGACCGGCCCTAG
- a CDS encoding non-heme iron oxygenase ferredoxin subunit — MAETPRGKLVCKASEVQVKQALRILIDDYPVAVVRDSDGELHALGDTCSHEDYSLSEGDVEDCTIECWGHGSQFDLRSGQPLSLPAYDPVPVFALTVDGDDVYVDVATVVNGASAPDLN; from the coding sequence ATGGCGGAAACACCGCGGGGAAAGCTGGTCTGCAAGGCCTCCGAGGTGCAGGTCAAGCAGGCGCTGCGCATCCTGATCGACGATTATCCGGTGGCGGTCGTGCGTGATTCCGACGGCGAACTCCATGCGCTGGGGGACACGTGCTCGCACGAGGACTACTCGCTGTCGGAGGGCGACGTCGAGGACTGCACGATCGAGTGCTGGGGCCACGGTTCCCAGTTCGACCTGCGCAGCGGCCAGCCCCTGAGCCTGCCGGCCTACGATCCCGTCCCGGTGTTCGCGCTGACCGTTGACGGCGACGACGTGTACGTCGACGTCGCAACCGTCGTCAACGGAGCCAGCGCTCCGGACCTGAACTAA
- a CDS encoding biotin transporter BioY yields the protein MPASEDTRHSPSAEFGSAEFGSAASVPVSRPAPTAVRKGRRSWNGTDLALIAVFAALTAASVAVPPIPAGNILGVPITLQTMIVALAGLVLGGSRAAAAVGLYVLLGLVGLPIFAGFQGGLGVLAAGSAGYLLSFPFTAALIGFLAGILLRRSSKVGTLTTVLLFLAATAGTLLTHALGVAGMMLNGQLALPAALVADLPFIPGDLVKNAVAAAIALSLHKAFPDLLRRKR from the coding sequence ATGCCCGCTTCGGAAGACACCCGACATTCCCCTTCGGCAGAGTTCGGATCGGCAGAGTTCGGATCGGCAGCGTCGGTTCCGGTATCCCGCCCGGCGCCGACGGCCGTCCGCAAGGGGCGCCGCTCCTGGAACGGCACCGACCTCGCGCTGATCGCCGTTTTCGCCGCCCTCACGGCCGCCTCCGTGGCCGTCCCGCCGATCCCGGCCGGCAACATCCTCGGCGTGCCGATCACGCTGCAGACCATGATCGTGGCGCTGGCCGGCCTGGTCCTTGGCGGCTCCCGGGCCGCGGCAGCGGTCGGGCTGTACGTCCTGCTTGGCCTGGTCGGGCTGCCCATCTTCGCCGGCTTCCAGGGCGGTCTCGGCGTGCTGGCCGCGGGCTCGGCCGGCTACCTGCTGTCCTTCCCCTTCACCGCGGCCCTGATCGGTTTCCTCGCCGGCATCCTCCTCCGCCGCAGCTCCAAGGTGGGCACACTGACCACGGTGCTGCTGTTCCTGGCGGCAACCGCAGGCACGCTGCTGACCCATGCCCTCGGCGTGGCCGGCATGATGCTCAACGGGCAGCTGGCGCTGCCCGCGGCACTCGTAGCCGACCTTCCCTTCATCCCCGGCGACCTCGTCAAGAACGCCGTGGCGGCCGCGATCGCCCTCAGCCTGCACAAGGCCTTCCCAGACCTGCTGCGCCGGAAGCGTTGA
- a CDS encoding SURF1 family protein, with protein sequence MSSYRFLFTGKWVGWFLLVVLLAAVCVLLGNWQMDRREQARDVISAIESNYDREPVDFAAVPQIFETASEADEWTPVTLRGEYDVAGQRIVRNRPLNGRPGYEVLVPLRLESGAAVIVDRGWLPIGNNQAGHPDEVPAAPEDDVTVVVRMKPGEADVDRGAPEGQLASIRLEDYAAELDYPVYTGAYGMMATEDPAPATQPVAIPKPAIDEGPHLSYSMQWYAFGLLFFVGYGYAARQQARMDELQAEDEALGFHEANPAPRAAAPKRRSNRPTAEEEEDALLDAQGFRTDGSLLSKDD encoded by the coding sequence GTGAGTTCCTACCGTTTCCTGTTCACCGGCAAGTGGGTCGGCTGGTTCCTCCTCGTGGTCCTGCTCGCGGCCGTCTGCGTGCTGCTGGGTAATTGGCAGATGGACCGCCGGGAACAGGCCCGCGACGTCATTTCCGCCATCGAGTCCAACTACGACCGCGAGCCCGTCGACTTCGCAGCAGTGCCGCAGATCTTCGAGACGGCGTCCGAGGCCGACGAGTGGACGCCGGTCACACTACGCGGTGAGTACGACGTTGCCGGGCAGCGGATCGTACGCAACCGGCCGCTGAATGGCCGGCCGGGCTATGAAGTCCTGGTACCGCTCAGGCTCGAATCGGGTGCCGCCGTGATCGTCGACCGCGGCTGGCTGCCCATCGGCAACAACCAGGCCGGGCACCCGGACGAGGTGCCGGCCGCCCCGGAAGACGACGTGACCGTCGTCGTACGCATGAAGCCCGGCGAAGCGGACGTCGACCGCGGAGCGCCGGAGGGACAGCTGGCTTCCATCAGACTGGAGGACTACGCGGCGGAACTGGACTACCCGGTCTACACCGGCGCCTACGGAATGATGGCCACCGAGGATCCGGCGCCCGCAACGCAGCCCGTCGCGATTCCGAAGCCCGCGATCGACGAGGGGCCGCACCTGTCCTATTCGATGCAGTGGTACGCCTTCGGGCTGCTGTTCTTTGTCGGCTACGGCTACGCGGCGCGGCAACAGGCGCGGATGGACGAACTGCAGGCGGAGGACGAAGCGCTCGGCTTCCACGAGGCCAATCCCGCGCCGCGGGCGGCTGCCCCCAAGCGGCGGAGCAACCGGCCCACCGCCGAGGAGGAAGAGGACGCGCTGCTCGATGCCCAGGGCTTCCGCACTGACGGCTCGCTGCTCAGCAAGGACGACTGA
- a CDS encoding energy-coupling factor transporter transmembrane protein EcfT yields MRGHAHLVSAYVPGSSWLHRAPLALKFAFLVATGVAVLALREPWPRAVVLAAVVLVHLAARLPAGRLVAPLRSMWLFLLVVLGYRWWVDSLPAALGVAAGLVACIYAANLLTSTTEVQRLLDGLVAAVTPLRRFGADPERFALTIGLMLRSIPFLLGSLHDVRDAARARGLGTSPRAIVQPVLIGAVAYARQTGDALAARGLGEKTRD; encoded by the coding sequence GTGCGCGGCCACGCCCACCTGGTCAGCGCTTACGTGCCGGGCAGCAGCTGGCTGCACCGGGCACCGCTCGCGCTGAAGTTCGCGTTCCTCGTGGCCACGGGGGTGGCCGTGCTGGCCCTCCGCGAACCGTGGCCACGCGCCGTGGTGCTTGCCGCCGTCGTTCTGGTGCACCTGGCGGCCCGCCTGCCCGCCGGGCGCCTGGTGGCCCCGCTCCGCAGCATGTGGCTGTTCCTGCTGGTGGTGCTCGGCTACCGCTGGTGGGTCGATTCGCTCCCCGCCGCGCTGGGCGTCGCGGCCGGGCTGGTCGCGTGCATCTACGCCGCCAACCTGCTGACATCCACCACGGAGGTCCAGCGACTGCTGGACGGCCTGGTCGCGGCGGTCACGCCGCTGCGGCGTTTCGGCGCGGACCCGGAGCGCTTCGCGCTGACCATCGGGTTGATGCTGCGCAGCATACCGTTCCTGCTCGGATCCCTGCATGATGTCCGCGACGCCGCCCGGGCCCGGGGCCTCGGGACGTCGCCGCGGGCCATCGTGCAGCCGGTCCTGATTGGCGCCGTCGCCTACGCGCGCCAGACAGGGGACGCCCTGGCCGCGCGCGGGCTTGGCGAAAAGACCAGGGACTGA
- a CDS encoding ABC-F family ATP-binding cassette domain-containing protein, translated as MITVSELELRAGARLLMEAVSFRVDKGDKIGLVGRNGAGKTTLTRVLAGEGMPAAGQVIRNGEVGYLPQDPRTPNMDQLARDRILSARGLDVVVGKLRKAQQEMASEDPAVHAKAMRRYDRLEAEFLAGGGYAAEAEAAAISSNLELPERILNQPLKTLSGGQRRRVELARILYSGADTMLLDEPTNHLDADSISWLREFLKNHQGGLIVISHDTGLLEATVNKVFHLDANRAAIDIYNMNWKRYLQQRETDERARKRERANAEKKAQVLLDQANKMRAKATKAVAAQNMAKRAERLLDGLDAVRAQDKVAALRFPDPAPCGKTPMTAEGLSKSYGSLEIFTDVDLAIDRGSKVVILGLNGAGKTTLLRMLAGVDTPDTGEVVPGHGLKIGYYAQEHDTLDTARTVLENMRTAAPDLQDTQVRNILGSFLFSGDDVSKPAGVLSGGEKTRLALATIVASSANVLLLDEPTNNLDPASRAEILGALRNYTGAVVMVSHDEGAVEALNPERVVLLPDGVEDLWNEDYLDLVTLA; from the coding sequence GTGATTACCGTCAGCGAACTTGAGCTGCGAGCCGGAGCGCGTTTGCTCATGGAGGCGGTGTCCTTCCGCGTGGACAAGGGGGACAAGATCGGGCTGGTCGGCCGCAACGGTGCCGGCAAGACCACCCTGACCAGGGTGCTGGCGGGCGAGGGCATGCCGGCCGCGGGCCAGGTGATCCGCAACGGCGAGGTCGGCTACCTGCCGCAGGATCCGCGCACGCCCAACATGGACCAGCTGGCGAGGGACCGCATCCTGTCGGCCCGCGGACTCGACGTCGTCGTCGGGAAGCTGCGGAAGGCGCAGCAGGAAATGGCCAGCGAGGACCCGGCCGTGCACGCCAAGGCCATGCGCCGGTACGACCGGCTGGAGGCCGAATTCCTGGCCGGCGGCGGCTATGCCGCCGAGGCCGAAGCCGCCGCGATCTCCTCCAACCTGGAGCTGCCCGAGCGCATCCTCAACCAGCCGCTCAAGACGCTCTCCGGCGGCCAGCGCCGCCGCGTCGAACTGGCCCGGATCCTCTACTCCGGCGCGGACACCATGCTGCTGGACGAACCGACCAACCACCTGGATGCGGATTCGATCAGCTGGCTGCGCGAGTTCCTGAAGAACCACCAGGGCGGGCTGATCGTGATCAGCCACGATACCGGCCTGCTCGAGGCGACGGTCAACAAGGTCTTCCATCTGGACGCTAACCGCGCCGCCATCGACATCTACAACATGAACTGGAAGCGCTACCTTCAGCAGCGCGAAACCGACGAGCGTGCCCGCAAGCGCGAACGTGCCAACGCCGAGAAGAAGGCCCAGGTCCTGCTGGACCAGGCCAACAAGATGCGCGCCAAGGCCACCAAGGCCGTCGCGGCCCAGAACATGGCCAAGCGTGCCGAACGGCTGCTCGACGGGCTGGACGCCGTGCGGGCCCAGGACAAGGTCGCGGCCCTGCGCTTCCCCGATCCCGCCCCTTGCGGCAAAACCCCGATGACGGCCGAAGGGCTCAGCAAGTCCTACGGTTCGCTGGAGATCTTCACCGACGTGGACCTCGCGATCGACCGCGGTTCCAAGGTGGTCATCCTCGGCCTCAACGGCGCCGGCAAGACGACCCTGCTGCGGATGCTGGCCGGCGTGGACACACCGGACACCGGCGAAGTCGTCCCGGGCCACGGGCTCAAGATCGGCTACTACGCCCAGGAGCACGACACCCTGGACACCGCACGCACCGTGCTGGAGAACATGCGGACCGCGGCGCCGGACCTGCAGGACACGCAGGTCCGGAACATCCTCGGTTCCTTCCTGTTCTCGGGCGACGACGTCAGCAAGCCGGCCGGCGTGCTCTCCGGCGGCGAGAAGACGCGGCTGGCGCTGGCCACCATCGTCGCGTCGTCGGCCAACGTGCTGCTGCTCGATGAGCCCACGAACAACCTGGACCCGGCCAGCCGCGCCGAAATCCTCGGGGCGCTGCGGAACTACACCGGCGCGGTCGTCATGGTCAGCCACGACGAAGGCGCCGTCGAGGCGCTGAACCCGGAGCGCGTGGTTTTGCTGCCCGACGGCGTCGAAGACCTCTGGAACGAGGACTACCTGGACCTGGTCACGCTCGCCTGA
- the sufD gene encoding Fe-S cluster assembly protein SufD, translated as MTETTEKARIGAPAIDGFSEEGEDLSPVNAAQGPLAGASTKGHSHGGGVGVPDSSRAGRRTSYKLADFPQLTGREEDWRFTPLKRLRGLHIEPLTGAAPSLAVTGPEGGEAPSSVKVETVDRSDARIGSAGIPEDRVSAAAWEAFTEATVLTIPAETELETGVVVAIDGTGTEASAQHLVIVAERFSKAVVVLDHKGSATVSQNVEIDVRDGAELTVVSVQEWNDDAVHASSQQAKIGRDAKFKHVSVSLGGDLVRVTPSARFSQPGGDVELFGLYFADAGQHLEQRLFVDHGVPNCKSRVLYKGALQGQAAHTVWVGDVLIRKEAEGTDSYEANRNLVLTDGARADSVPNLEIETGLIEGAGHASTTGRFDDEHLFYLMARGIPEDEARRLVVRGFLNEIIQQIRVPELEERLTEAVERELAAGNL; from the coding sequence ATGACTGAGACCACTGAGAAAGCACGCATCGGTGCTCCGGCCATCGACGGGTTCTCCGAAGAAGGCGAGGACCTCTCGCCCGTGAACGCGGCCCAGGGACCCCTCGCCGGTGCCAGCACCAAGGGCCACAGCCACGGCGGCGGAGTCGGTGTTCCGGACAGCTCCCGCGCCGGACGCCGCACCTCCTACAAGCTGGCGGACTTCCCGCAGCTGACCGGGCGCGAAGAGGACTGGCGGTTCACCCCGCTCAAGCGGCTGCGCGGCCTGCACATCGAGCCGCTCACCGGCGCAGCGCCGTCCCTGGCCGTCACCGGCCCGGAGGGTGGCGAAGCCCCGTCCTCCGTGAAGGTGGAGACCGTGGACCGCAGCGATGCCCGCATCGGCAGCGCCGGCATTCCCGAGGACCGGGTATCCGCGGCAGCCTGGGAGGCCTTTACCGAGGCAACCGTGCTGACCATCCCGGCCGAGACGGAACTGGAGACCGGCGTGGTCGTCGCCATCGACGGCACCGGGACCGAGGCCTCGGCCCAGCACCTGGTGATCGTCGCCGAGCGGTTCTCCAAGGCCGTCGTCGTCCTCGACCACAAGGGCAGCGCCACCGTCTCGCAGAACGTCGAGATCGACGTCCGCGACGGCGCCGAGCTCACCGTGGTTTCCGTCCAGGAATGGAACGACGACGCGGTGCACGCCTCGTCGCAGCAGGCCAAGATCGGCCGCGACGCCAAGTTCAAGCACGTGTCCGTCAGCCTCGGCGGCGACCTGGTCCGCGTGACCCCGTCGGCGCGCTTCAGCCAGCCCGGCGGCGACGTCGAGCTCTTCGGCCTGTACTTCGCCGACGCCGGACAGCACCTGGAACAGCGGCTGTTCGTTGACCACGGCGTGCCGAACTGCAAGTCCCGGGTGCTGTACAAGGGTGCCCTGCAGGGCCAGGCCGCGCACACCGTCTGGGTGGGCGACGTCCTGATCCGCAAGGAGGCCGAGGGCACGGACAGCTATGAGGCCAACCGCAACCTGGTCCTGACGGACGGCGCACGCGCCGACTCCGTGCCGAACCTGGAGATCGAGACCGGCCTGATCGAAGGTGCCGGCCACGCCAGCACCACCGGACGGTTCGACGACGAGCACCTGTTCTACCTGATGGCGCGCGGCATCCCCGAGGATGAAGCCCGCCGCCTGGTGGTCCGCGGGTTCCTCAACGAGATCATCCAGCAGATCCGGGTTCCGGAACTGGAGGAGCGGCTGACCGAGGCCGTCGAGCGGGAACTGGCGGCAGGGAACCTCTGA